The proteins below are encoded in one region of Limnohabitans sp. 63ED37-2:
- a CDS encoding malate dehydrogenase — MSKKPVRVAVTGAAGQIGYALLFRIASGEMLGKDQPVILQLLEVPVEGPQKALKGVMMELEDCAFPLLVGMEAHGDPMTAFKDVDYALLVGSRPRGPGMERAELLAINGAIFTAQGKALNAVASRDVKVLVVGNPANTNAYIAMKAAPDLKPGNFTAMLRLDHNRALSQIAAKTGKAVADIEKLCVWGNHSPTMYADYRFATIKGESVKAMINDQEWNANVFLPTVGKRGAAIIEARGLSSAASAANAAIDHMRDWALGTNGKWVTMGIPSQGWYGIPKDVMFGFPVTCENGQYKVVEGLEIDAFSQGCIDKTLKELTDEQAGVAHLI, encoded by the coding sequence ATGAGCAAAAAGCCCGTCCGCGTTGCCGTTACCGGCGCAGCAGGTCAAATCGGTTACGCATTGTTGTTCCGCATCGCCTCTGGCGAAATGCTGGGCAAAGACCAGCCCGTCATCCTGCAATTGCTCGAAGTGCCCGTCGAAGGCCCACAAAAAGCGCTCAAGGGCGTGATGATGGAACTCGAAGACTGCGCATTCCCATTGCTGGTGGGCATGGAAGCCCATGGCGACCCGATGACCGCTTTCAAAGATGTGGATTACGCTTTGTTGGTCGGATCACGCCCACGCGGCCCCGGCATGGAGCGTGCTGAATTGCTCGCCATTAACGGCGCCATCTTCACTGCACAAGGCAAGGCCCTGAACGCTGTGGCTTCCCGCGACGTCAAAGTGCTGGTCGTGGGCAACCCCGCCAACACCAACGCCTACATCGCCATGAAGGCTGCGCCGGACCTGAAGCCCGGCAACTTCACCGCCATGTTGCGTCTGGACCACAACCGCGCCCTGTCGCAAATCGCTGCCAAGACTGGCAAAGCCGTGGCCGACATCGAAAAACTGTGCGTCTGGGGCAACCACTCGCCCACCATGTATGCCGACTACCGTTTCGCCACCATCAAGGGCGAGTCGGTCAAGGCCATGATCAACGACCAAGAATGGAACGCCAACGTGTTCCTGCCCACCGTGGGCAAGCGTGGCGCGGCCATCATCGAAGCGCGTGGCCTGTCCTCGGCTGCTTCGGCTGCCAACGCCGCCATCGACCACATGCGCGACTGGGCCTTGGGCACCAACGGCAAGTGGGTCACCATGGGCATCCCATCACAAGGCTGGTACGGCATTCCTAAAGACGTCATGTTTGGCTTCCCTGTCACCTGCGAAAACGGCCAATACAAAGTCGTTGAAGGTCTGGAAATCGACGCCTTCAGCCA